One Podarcis raffonei isolate rPodRaf1 chromosome 18, rPodRaf1.pri, whole genome shotgun sequence genomic window carries:
- the PEX11G gene encoding peroxisomal membrane protein 11C, with amino-acid sequence MAAGAEGLLGALVALLETHRGRDRAVRTLGYGCQLAGGALAARSHPAESPLGQSLLAISAQLSHCRTVLRLFDDLSMLAYSRQYGLGPKEEDPAVRWLSVASNVADQLYYPCEHLAWAADAKVIRGDAGKWWVLSTMLWATSLLLGIARSLRILCQLRRQRPKQASKDSLRRARVRARAEALTIAGNLADLCNAVHWLPPGVLWAGRFPPWLVGLLGTTSSLIGVYQTYAGAAA; translated from the exons ATGGCGGCGGGAGCGGAGGGCCTGCTGGGCGCGCTGGTGGCGCTGCTGGAGACGCACCGGGGCAGAGACCGCGCG GTCCGCACCCTCGGTTATGGCTGCCAGCTGGCAGGGGGGGCCTTGGCCGCCAGGAGCCACCCCGCGGAGTCCCCGCTCGGCCAGAGCCTCCTGGCGATATCGGCTCAGCTCAGCCACTGCCGGACCGTCCTCCGTCTCTTCGACGACCTCTCCATGCTCGCCTACAGCCGCCAGTACGGCCTGGGGCCGAAG GAGGAGGACCCCGCCGTCCGCTGGCTCTCGGTGGCCAGCAACGTGGCTGACCAGCTCTACTACCCCTGCGAACACCTGGCCTGGGCAGCGGACGCCAAGGTCATCCGGGGCGACGCGGGGAAGTGGTGGGTGCTCAGCACCATGCTGTGGGCGACCTCCCTGCTGCTGGGAATCGCACG ATCCCTGAGGATTTTGTGCCAGCTGAGAAGGCAGCGGCCGAAGCAGGCCAG CAAGGACTCCCTTCGGAGGGCGAGGGTGCGAGCCCGGGCCGAAGCTCTGACCATCGCCGGCAACCTGGCGGACCTCTGCAACGCCGTCCACTGGCTCCCCCCGGGGGTGCTGTGGGCCGGGAGGTTCCCCCCGTGGCTGGTGGGGCTGCTGGGGACGACGTCCTCCCTCATTGGAGTCTACCAGACCTACGCGGGGGCGGCCGCCTGA